In the Borrelia turicatae 91E135 genome, one interval contains:
- a CDS encoding variable large family protein, with protein sequence MKRITLSALLMTLFLLLSCGSGSAKTEDPKTLFLTSIANLGKGFLDVFTSLSDMVAGAFGIKADTKKSEVGKYFNDIANTMNTVKAKLNDVVAKNDNYPKVKSVVDTFITNTLDKIADGAKIAATGATGSDAIGNAVKDTDAAPANKDAVNTLVKGIKTIVGVVLKDNEGNPDATKTSGEKNKVVGKLLGGKANAEEAQAAVASASIGAVTGADILQAIANSGEAGTGEIKIEEAKNAADIAAAKKDDNKDFGASAQKDAVIAAGIALRAMAKDGKFAANNDDKYANAVNGVAASAVGKTLSTLIIAIRNTVDTGLKSISEALAAVKQEDKSADSTTPADATVSGKQ encoded by the coding sequence ATGAAAAGAATTACTTTAAGTGCGTTATTAATGACTTTATTTTTACTTCTTAGTTGTGGCAGTGGCAGTGCTAAGACTGAGGATCCTAAAACCTTATTCTTAACTTCTATTGCTAATTTAGGTAAAGGCTTCTTAGATGTTTTTACTTCTCTTTCTGATATGGTTGCTGGTGCTTTTGGTATTAAAGCAGATACTAAAAAGAGTGAAGTAGGGAAGTATTTCAATGATATTGCAAACACTATGAACACAGTTAAAGCCAAACTAAATGATGTTGTTGCTAAGAATGATAATTATCCAAAAGTTAAATCTGTTGTTGATACATTTATCACTAACACATTAGACAAGATTGCTGATGGGGCTAAGATAGCAGCAACAGGGGCTACTGGTAGCGATGCTATTGGTAATGCTGTTAAAGATACTGATGCTGCACCGGCTAATAAAGATGCAGTAAACACACTTGTTAAAGGGATTAAAACAATAGTTGGTGTAGTATTAAAAGACAATGAAGGAAATCCAGATGCTACTAAAACTAGTGGAGAGAAGAATAAAGTAGTTGGGAAGTTGCTTGGTGGTAAAGCTAATGCTGAGGAAGCACAAGCTGCTGTTGCAAGTGCATCAATAGGAGCAGTGACTGGTGCTGACATATTACAAGCTATTGCTAATTCGGGTGAGGCTGGTACTGGTGAGATTAAAATTGAGGAAGCAAAAAATGCAGCTGACATTGCTGCTGCTAAGAAAGATGATAATAAAGATTTTGGTGCATCAGCACAGAAAGATGCAGTGATTGCTGCTGGTATTGCTTTGAGAGCTATGGCTAAAGATGGTAAATTTGCTGCTAATAATGATGATAAATATGCCAATGCAGTTAATGGTGTTGCTGCTAGTGCTGTTGGTAAGACTTTAAGTACTCTTATAATAGCTATTAGAAATACTGTTGATACTGGTTTAAAGTCAATAAGTGAGGCACTAGCAGCCGTTAAACAAGAAGATAAATCCGCAGATTCTACTACACCTGCAGACGCAACAGTTAGTGGAAAACAATAA